The following proteins are encoded in a genomic region of Streptomyces collinus Tu 365:
- a CDS encoding DUF2201 family putative metallopeptidase has protein sequence MSRGPRNRKDKPDPAAERCAEGVRLVRANPALASLDAELCRREDCAFAPRDGLVRVTSNGTLHLHPTRRAEPAAWAWALAHALIHLGFGHVPADRGERAQPDRHALAARCTVVNRFLATFPVGRAPDHLPATYPNGDEEQLAARWRRDGIPAGHEHGGTAGPEPDQLLLPWSRWGGKPPDWQLAFAHGLTRTMATAMDLAGGRRDAMTGAPTRLRPWERALSWFVSSYPLLGGIAAGIRLVADADLARAHGIAIAAVDAGAGEIYVNPLRTLDDEEWRFVLAHEMLHAALRHGDRCGTRDPYLFNVACDYVVNGWLAEMGVGTMPDGLLHDPLLAGLSAEEVYDRIAGDLRRIRRLSTLRGKGTGDVLGAPLGPPRATVDLDTFYRRGLARGLDLHQEQERGLLPGGLVEEIRALSHPPLPWDARLARWFDELVPGPRPVRTYARPSRRQAASPGIPRAGRYVPPEEIARCTFGVVLDTSASMDRTLLGKALGAIASYAAARDVPAARVVFCDAAPHDAGYLPPAEIAGRVRVHGRGGTVLQPGIDLLRRAEDFPATAPVLVITDGWCDTLRVRGEHAYLIPEGNRLPFTPRGPVFKVR, from the coding sequence GTGAGCCGCGGCCCGAGGAACCGCAAGGACAAGCCCGACCCGGCCGCCGAGCGTTGCGCCGAGGGCGTCCGGCTGGTGCGGGCCAACCCGGCGCTCGCCTCCCTCGACGCCGAGCTGTGCCGCCGGGAGGACTGCGCGTTCGCGCCCCGCGACGGTCTGGTCCGCGTGACCTCCAACGGCACCCTCCACCTCCACCCCACCCGCCGCGCCGAGCCCGCCGCATGGGCCTGGGCCCTCGCCCACGCCCTGATCCACCTCGGCTTCGGGCACGTCCCCGCGGACCGGGGCGAACGCGCCCAGCCCGACCGCCACGCCCTCGCCGCCCGCTGCACGGTCGTCAACCGCTTCCTCGCGACCTTCCCCGTCGGCCGCGCCCCCGACCACCTGCCCGCCACCTACCCGAACGGCGACGAGGAACAACTCGCCGCCCGCTGGCGCCGCGACGGCATCCCCGCCGGCCACGAGCACGGCGGCACCGCCGGCCCCGAACCCGACCAGCTGCTGCTGCCCTGGAGCCGGTGGGGCGGGAAGCCCCCCGACTGGCAGCTCGCGTTCGCCCACGGCCTCACCCGCACCATGGCCACCGCCATGGACCTGGCCGGCGGCCGCCGCGACGCCATGACCGGCGCCCCCACCCGGCTGCGCCCCTGGGAACGCGCCCTGAGCTGGTTCGTCTCCTCCTACCCGCTGCTCGGCGGCATCGCGGCCGGCATCCGGCTCGTCGCCGACGCCGACCTCGCCCGCGCCCACGGCATCGCGATCGCCGCCGTCGACGCCGGCGCCGGCGAGATCTACGTCAACCCGCTGCGCACCCTCGACGACGAGGAATGGCGGTTCGTCCTCGCCCACGAGATGCTGCACGCCGCCCTGCGCCACGGCGACCGCTGCGGCACCCGCGACCCCTACCTGTTCAACGTCGCCTGCGACTACGTCGTCAACGGCTGGCTCGCCGAGATGGGCGTCGGCACCATGCCCGACGGCCTGCTGCACGACCCGCTCCTCGCCGGACTGTCCGCCGAGGAGGTCTACGACCGCATCGCCGGCGACCTGCGCCGCATCCGCCGCCTGTCCACCCTGCGCGGCAAGGGCACCGGCGACGTCCTCGGCGCCCCGCTCGGACCGCCCCGCGCCACCGTCGACCTCGACACGTTCTACCGCCGCGGACTCGCCCGGGGCCTCGACCTCCACCAGGAACAGGAACGCGGCCTCCTGCCCGGCGGCCTGGTCGAGGAGATCCGCGCCCTCAGCCACCCGCCGCTGCCCTGGGACGCACGACTCGCCCGCTGGTTCGACGAGCTCGTACCCGGCCCCCGCCCGGTACGGACCTACGCCCGCCCCTCCCGCCGCCAGGCCGCCAGCCCCGGCATCCCGCGGGCCGGCCGGTACGTACCGCCCGAGGAGATCGCCCGCTGCACCTTCGGCGTCGTCCTCGACACCTCCGCCTCCATGGACCGCACCCTGCTCGGCAAGGCCCTCGGCGCCATCGCCTCCTACGCCGCCGCCCGCGACGTACCCGCCGCCCGCGTCGTCTTCTGCGACGCCGCCCCGCACGACGCCGGCTACCTGCCGCCCGCCGAGATCGCCGGCCGGGTCCGCGTCCACGGGCGCGGCGGCACCGTCCTGCAGCCCGGCATCGACCTGCTGCGCCGCGCCGAAGACTTCCCGGCCACCGCACCCGTCCTCGTCATCACCGACGGTTGGTGCGACACCCTGCGGGTACGGGGCGAGCACGCCTATCTGATCCCCGAGGGCAACCGCCTGCCGTTCACCCCGCGTGGCCCGGTCTTCAAGGTGCGGTGA
- a CDS encoding MBL fold metallo-hydrolase: MPVEITWWGHATCTLRDSNIRVLTDPLFGRRLAHLRRRRGAVPPPEAHRADLALVSHLHADHLHLPSLAVLAPGTRLLVPRGAPRAVPGLRRLRQLDVTEVGPGDRVRVGDLLVRVVPARHDGRRLPVGPHRSPALGYVVEGQARTYFAGDTGLFDTMADEVGPVDVALLPVGGWGPWLGEGHLDAGRAARALALLEPRMAVPVHYGTFWPIGMDAVRPHEFHTPGEEFVRLAAAAAPQVAVHRLEHGESVRLEVAR; this comes from the coding sequence GTGCCGGTGGAGATCACCTGGTGGGGTCACGCCACGTGCACGCTCCGGGATTCGAACATACGAGTGCTCACCGATCCCCTGTTCGGCCGCCGGTTGGCGCATCTGCGGCGCCGCCGGGGGGCGGTACCGCCGCCCGAGGCCCACCGCGCGGACCTGGCCCTCGTCTCCCATCTGCACGCCGACCACCTGCACCTGCCCTCGCTGGCCGTGCTCGCCCCGGGCACGCGCCTGCTCGTGCCCCGGGGCGCACCACGGGCGGTGCCCGGACTGCGCCGGCTGCGGCAGCTCGACGTCACCGAGGTCGGGCCCGGCGACCGGGTCCGGGTCGGTGACCTTTTGGTGCGGGTGGTGCCCGCCCGGCACGACGGGCGCCGGCTGCCGGTCGGCCCGCACCGCTCCCCCGCCCTCGGGTACGTGGTCGAGGGCCAGGCGCGCACCTACTTCGCCGGGGACACCGGGCTGTTCGACACCATGGCGGACGAGGTCGGGCCGGTGGACGTGGCGCTGCTGCCGGTGGGCGGCTGGGGCCCCTGGCTCGGCGAGGGGCACCTGGACGCCGGGCGGGCGGCCCGGGCGCTGGCGCTGCTGGAGCCGCGGATGGCGGTGCCGGTGCACTACGGGACGTTCTGGCCGATCGGCATGGACGCGGTGCGGCCGCACGAGTTCCACACGCCGGGCGAGGAGTTCGTGCGGCTGGCCGCCGCCGCCGCGCCGCAGGTGGCCGTGCACCGGCTGGAGCACGGGGAGAGCGTGCGGCTGGAGGTCGCGCGGTGA
- a CDS encoding MBL fold metallo-hydrolase, giving the protein MTQQTQQTHEPGSDTATTATDATTATDATTATGPRASGAHPADTPGTPDPHPAGHAAAGPPAHVTASAPVTPSARAALAPPFPPLAEPRPLGEHRVWPRTFHDRLTAPLPGLKALARFAREGAVRPGPEGLADIPGLPYAPARLPRPGAGTLAVTWVGHASWIVQVGGLTVLTDPVWSRRILGTPARITPVGVPWEALPPVDAVVISHNHYDHLDAPTLRRLPRATPVFVPAGLGGWFRRRRFTRVTELDWWEGAELSGVRFDFVPAHHWSKRTLTDTCHSLWGGWVLTAADGPRLYFAGDTGYGHWFTRIGRRYPGIDLALMPIGAYDPRWWLCDVHCDPEEAVRATQDVGARRMAPMHWGTFVLSAEPVLEPLTRVRSAWEKAGLARENLWDLPIGASALLGPDTDGPARPVTGAANAPDAPESAPR; this is encoded by the coding sequence ATGACGCAGCAGACGCAGCAGACGCATGAGCCCGGGTCGGACACCGCGACCACCGCCACCGACGCGACCACCGCCACCGACGCGACCACCGCGACCGGCCCGCGCGCGTCCGGCGCCCACCCGGCGGACACCCCGGGGACACCGGATCCGCACCCCGCCGGCCACGCCGCCGCCGGCCCCCCGGCCCACGTCACCGCCTCGGCCCCCGTCACCCCCTCCGCCCGTGCCGCGCTCGCGCCCCCCTTCCCGCCGCTCGCCGAGCCCCGGCCGCTCGGTGAGCACCGCGTCTGGCCGCGCACCTTCCACGACCGGCTCACCGCGCCCCTGCCCGGCCTCAAGGCCCTCGCCCGCTTCGCCCGCGAGGGCGCCGTACGCCCCGGGCCCGAGGGCCTCGCCGACATCCCCGGGCTTCCCTACGCACCCGCCCGGCTGCCCCGCCCCGGCGCCGGCACACTCGCCGTGACCTGGGTCGGACACGCCAGCTGGATCGTCCAGGTGGGCGGGCTGACCGTGCTCACCGACCCCGTGTGGTCCCGCCGCATCCTCGGCACCCCGGCCCGCATCACCCCCGTGGGCGTGCCCTGGGAGGCGCTGCCGCCCGTCGACGCCGTCGTCATCAGCCACAACCACTACGACCACCTGGACGCACCCACCCTGCGCCGGCTCCCGCGCGCCACACCGGTGTTCGTACCGGCCGGCCTCGGCGGCTGGTTCCGGCGGCGCCGGTTCACCCGCGTCACCGAGCTGGACTGGTGGGAGGGGGCCGAACTGTCCGGCGTCCGCTTCGACTTCGTGCCCGCCCACCACTGGTCCAAGCGCACCCTCACCGACACCTGCCACAGCCTCTGGGGCGGCTGGGTGCTGACCGCCGCCGACGGACCGCGCCTGTACTTCGCCGGCGACACCGGCTACGGGCACTGGTTCACCCGCATCGGCCGCCGCTATCCGGGAATCGACCTGGCGCTCATGCCCATCGGCGCCTACGACCCCCGCTGGTGGCTCTGCGACGTCCACTGCGACCCGGAGGAGGCCGTCCGGGCCACCCAGGACGTGGGCGCGCGCCGGATGGCGCCCATGCACTGGGGCACCTTCGTGCTGTCGGCCGAACCGGTCCTGGAGCCGCTCACCCGCGTGAGATCGGCCTGGGAGAAGGCCGGACTGGCGCGCGAGAACCTCTGGGACCTCCCGATCGGCGCGTCCGCGCTGCTCGGCCCGGACACCGACGGCCCCGCCCGCCCCGTCACCGGCGCCGCTAACGCGCCCGACGCACCAGAGTCGGCACCGCGCTGA
- a CDS encoding ATP-binding protein encodes MQAAVTVTPARLPELLLGLATVRPVFLWGAPGIGKSSLVREFAASLGLECVSLLGTQLAPEDLIGVPQIRDGRSVFCPPETIARDEPYCLFLDELNAATPDVQKAFYSLILDRRIGSYELPEGSLVIGAGNRATDNALARPIASALVNRLTHVHLEASATDWLTWAAGAGIHPWILDHLTDRPDHLWSKPPKTEEPFSTPRSWHMLSDALHSFGPALDEPTLTVLAHGTLTPAHATAFCGYVKVVRSRFGIDAILKGDARWPHRPEDRDLLYFLAESFRGRLAKELPAGKDHLSENGRQTAYRAKSLLVQLAEISVEVAQGVIAADADGNPVLPAWFLIEAARDMPRLVEARR; translated from the coding sequence TTGCAGGCTGCCGTCACGGTCACCCCCGCCCGCCTCCCCGAGCTGCTGCTCGGCCTCGCCACCGTCCGGCCCGTCTTCCTCTGGGGCGCCCCCGGCATCGGGAAGTCCTCCCTGGTACGGGAGTTCGCCGCCTCCCTCGGCCTGGAGTGCGTCAGCCTGCTCGGCACCCAGCTCGCCCCCGAGGACCTCATCGGCGTGCCCCAGATCCGCGACGGCCGCTCGGTGTTCTGCCCGCCGGAGACCATCGCCCGCGACGAGCCGTACTGCCTGTTCCTGGACGAACTGAACGCCGCCACCCCCGACGTGCAGAAGGCCTTCTACTCGCTCATCCTCGACCGCCGCATCGGCTCCTACGAACTGCCCGAGGGCTCCCTCGTCATCGGCGCCGGCAACCGCGCCACCGACAACGCCCTCGCCCGGCCCATCGCCTCCGCCCTCGTCAACCGGCTCACCCACGTCCACCTGGAGGCATCCGCCACCGACTGGCTCACCTGGGCCGCCGGCGCCGGCATCCACCCCTGGATCCTGGACCACCTCACCGACCGGCCCGACCACCTGTGGTCCAAGCCGCCCAAGACCGAGGAACCGTTCTCCACCCCCCGCTCCTGGCACATGCTCTCCGACGCCCTGCACTCCTTCGGGCCCGCCCTCGACGAACCCACCCTCACCGTCCTCGCGCACGGCACCCTCACCCCCGCCCACGCCACCGCCTTCTGCGGCTACGTCAAGGTCGTCCGCAGCCGCTTCGGCATCGACGCCATCCTCAAGGGCGACGCCCGCTGGCCGCACCGCCCCGAGGACCGCGACCTGCTGTACTTCCTCGCCGAGTCCTTCCGCGGCCGCCTCGCCAAGGAGCTGCCCGCCGGCAAGGACCACCTCTCCGAGAACGGCCGGCAGACCGCCTACCGCGCCAAGTCGCTGCTGGTGCAGCTCGCCGAGATCTCCGTCGAGGTCGCCCAGGGCGTCATCGCCGCCGACGCCGACGGCAACCCCGTCCTGCCCGCCTGGTTCCTGATCGAGGCCGCCCGCGACATGCCCCGCCTCGTCGAGGCCCGCCGGTGA
- a CDS encoding aminotransferase class I/II-fold pyridoxal phosphate-dependent enzyme, with the protein MRRTDPGGQGPVRYGPPPPGDGLPVLPELAAHLAAAAGRAEAQPVGGAPALLEAACGYWTRRGLPCVPDRVAAGPGAPALLLALTAALSGEGGDVLVPRPCAAWWAPYARLLGRPVYHVPTPAESGGVPDLYALLETVRRVRDEGGDPRLLVLSVADDPTATVAPPELVHETVEAAAAEGLHLVSDETWRDTLHDPHQSVLLSPAEMLPDRVTVVSDLAGALLPAGWPAAVARFPAGPEGERLHARVLDVLTALDARIAAPVAAAAGYALDEPGPVTERREAAVRLHARVAAAAHRVVVAAGALARPPQAGRHLYVDLGPLREALAGQGVADAQELEEFLSARLGMPAPGGHRFGDDLQALRVRLATGHLLGGTDEERAECLGSPAPLELPQVQRALNSLGSAFGDLRDDARRREPPR; encoded by the coding sequence ATGCGGCGGACGGACCCCGGGGGCCAGGGCCCCGTCCGCTACGGGCCGCCCCCGCCCGGCGACGGCCTGCCGGTCCTGCCCGAACTCGCCGCCCACCTCGCCGCCGCGGCGGGCCGCGCCGAGGCCCAGCCCGTCGGCGGCGCCCCCGCCCTGCTGGAGGCGGCGTGCGGCTACTGGACCCGGCGCGGGCTGCCCTGCGTCCCCGACCGGGTGGCCGCCGGCCCCGGCGCGCCCGCGCTGCTGCTCGCCCTGACCGCCGCGCTCTCCGGCGAGGGCGGTGACGTGCTCGTGCCCCGGCCGTGCGCCGCCTGGTGGGCGCCGTACGCCCGCCTGCTCGGCCGGCCCGTCTACCACGTGCCGACCCCGGCCGAGAGCGGCGGCGTCCCCGACCTGTACGCCCTGCTGGAGACCGTCCGCCGGGTCCGTGACGAGGGCGGCGACCCCCGGCTGCTGGTGCTGTCCGTGGCCGACGACCCCACCGCGACCGTCGCCCCGCCCGAGCTGGTGCACGAGACCGTCGAGGCGGCCGCCGCCGAGGGACTGCACCTGGTCAGCGACGAGACCTGGCGCGACACCCTGCACGACCCGCACCAGAGCGTGCTGCTCAGCCCCGCCGAGATGCTGCCCGACCGGGTCACCGTCGTCAGCGACCTGGCCGGCGCCCTGCTGCCGGCCGGCTGGCCCGCCGCCGTGGCCCGCTTCCCGGCCGGCCCGGAGGGGGAGCGGCTGCACGCGCGCGTGCTCGACGTCCTCACCGCGCTCGACGCCCGGATCGCCGCGCCGGTCGCCGCCGCCGCCGGGTACGCGCTCGACGAACCCGGGCCCGTCACCGAACGCCGGGAGGCCGCCGTCCGCCTGCACGCGCGCGTGGCCGCCGCCGCGCACCGCGTGGTCGTCGCGGCCGGCGCGCTCGCGCGGCCGCCGCAGGCCGGGCGCCACCTGTACGTCGACCTCGGCCCGCTGCGGGAGGCGCTCGCCGGACAGGGCGTCGCCGACGCCCAGGAACTGGAGGAGTTCCTCTCCGCCCGGCTCGGCATGCCCGCACCCGGCGGCCACCGCTTCGGCGACGACCTCCAGGCGCTGCGCGTACGGCTCGCCACCGGGCACCTGCTGGGCGGCACCGACGAGGAACGCGCGGAATGCCTCGGCTCACCCGCGCCGCTGGAACTGCCACAGGTGCAACGCGCGTTGAACTCCTTGGGGTCGGCCTTCGGCGATCTCCGCGACGACGCTCGGCGACGGGAGCCTCCTCGATGA
- a CDS encoding DedA family protein: MRWPSSAAELAGAATSTVPPEVTQQALGYPSLFLLVLIGALVPVVPTGALVSSAAVVAFHRTAPFSLALLFLTASLAAFLGDAALYWLGRRGLRSRNGSRWLEAIRSRAPEERLAQAQGKLTEHGVAVLVLSRLVPAGRIPVMLACLLAEWPLRRFSRGNLPACLAWALTYQVIGILGGSLFPEPWEGVVAAIALTLGISAVPTLVRRAR; the protein is encoded by the coding sequence GTGAGATGGCCGTCCTCGGCGGCGGAGCTGGCCGGCGCCGCGACGTCCACGGTGCCACCGGAGGTCACGCAGCAGGCGCTCGGCTACCCGTCGCTGTTCCTGCTGGTGCTGATCGGCGCGCTGGTGCCGGTGGTGCCGACGGGCGCGCTGGTCAGCTCCGCCGCGGTGGTGGCGTTCCACCGGACGGCGCCCTTCTCGCTGGCGCTGCTGTTCCTGACCGCCTCGCTGGCGGCGTTCCTGGGGGACGCGGCGCTGTACTGGCTGGGGCGGCGCGGGCTGCGGTCGAGGAACGGGTCGCGCTGGCTGGAGGCGATCCGCTCGCGGGCGCCGGAGGAGCGGCTCGCGCAGGCGCAGGGGAAGCTGACCGAGCACGGGGTCGCGGTGCTGGTGCTGTCCCGGCTGGTGCCGGCGGGACGCATACCGGTGATGCTGGCGTGTCTGCTGGCCGAGTGGCCGCTGCGCCGGTTCTCGCGCGGCAATCTGCCCGCGTGCCTGGCGTGGGCGCTGACGTATCAGGTGATCGGGATACTGGGCGGTTCGCTGTTCCCGGAGCCCTGGGAGGGTGTGGTGGCGGCGATCGCGCTGACGCTGGGGATCAGCGCGGTGCCGACTCTGGTGCGTCGGGCGCGTTAG
- a CDS encoding phage holin family protein translates to MTRWGKPRPGRAGGGAPATPAGEGRDVRCAGVRWRRIAGQTGRSVTVWAVSTLTMLLLAGLLPDFRLQSPTGDSATRIAVTAACGAGAFGLLSAVVWPLLVRLLLLVPALVLGLLVFFLNGSLLLLALRLNPSGRGDVAPETAVIVAAVMSAVASATGAALAVRDDDAYRRRLLRLADRRRRAGPPCPDTPGLVCIQLDGVGHDVLTDAVAQGLMPTVARWLSTVDGMQPTHRLTPWRTDWSSQTGASQLGILHGSTFDVPAFRWYEKDRGEVMVCNRPTSAAELQRRAISHTADGGLLTVDGASRGNLFGGGAAEQALVLSIAARRRGRENRSRAGYFAYFADPANAVRTALSFLAEVGREIGQSTRARFRRQRPRVGRGGLYPLVRAFATVVERDVVVAAVMGDLLAGRTVVYADLVAYDEVAHHSGPHSRDAAKVLQRLDRSLALVEKAAEHARRPYRIVVLSDHGQSPGETFRSRYGLTLTDLVRAGCGLPVPRRAERTRSGAEARAAVRAALRRPEEERHDEHRPGRDSEPVVLASGNLGLVSFPDVPHRMTKEEIDARHPALLPTLANHPGIGFLLVRSERHGGVLLGPFGTEIPLADLDEEPGPLARFGPGAADAVRRTHTFPHTADIMVNSAHDPADGEVLAFEEQIGSHGGLGGAQSRPFLLSPLTLTAPTADGAELVGAEDVHHVLRRWLHEAHGPQVPLTEPAREERAA, encoded by the coding sequence ATGACAAGGTGGGGCAAGCCCCGGCCGGGCCGGGCGGGAGGGGGCGCCCCCGCCACACCGGCGGGGGAGGGCCGGGACGTGAGGTGTGCGGGCGTGCGGTGGCGGCGGATTGCCGGTCAGACAGGCCGGAGCGTCACGGTGTGGGCGGTCTCCACCCTCACCATGCTCCTCCTCGCGGGCCTGCTGCCCGACTTCAGGCTCCAGTCCCCGACCGGTGACAGCGCCACCCGGATCGCCGTCACGGCCGCCTGCGGCGCCGGCGCCTTCGGCCTCCTGTCGGCCGTCGTCTGGCCCCTCCTGGTACGGCTGCTGCTCCTCGTGCCGGCCCTGGTCCTCGGCCTGCTGGTGTTCTTCCTCAACGGCTCCCTGCTGCTGCTCGCCCTGCGCCTCAACCCCTCCGGGCGCGGCGACGTCGCCCCCGAGACCGCCGTCATCGTGGCCGCCGTCATGTCCGCCGTCGCCTCGGCCACCGGCGCCGCCCTGGCCGTACGCGACGACGACGCCTACCGCCGCCGCCTGCTGCGCCTGGCCGACCGCCGCCGCAGAGCCGGCCCGCCCTGCCCCGACACCCCCGGACTCGTCTGCATCCAGCTCGACGGCGTCGGCCACGACGTCCTCACCGACGCCGTCGCCCAGGGCCTGATGCCGACCGTCGCCCGCTGGCTGTCGACCGTCGACGGTATGCAGCCGACCCACCGCCTCACCCCCTGGCGCACCGACTGGTCCAGCCAGACCGGCGCCAGCCAGCTCGGCATCCTGCACGGCAGCACCTTCGACGTGCCCGCGTTCCGCTGGTACGAGAAGGACCGCGGCGAGGTGATGGTCTGCAACCGCCCCACGAGCGCCGCCGAACTCCAGCGCCGCGCCATATCGCATACAGCCGACGGTGGACTGCTCACCGTCGACGGCGCGAGCCGCGGCAACCTGTTCGGCGGCGGCGCCGCCGAACAGGCCCTCGTGCTCTCCATAGCCGCCCGCCGCCGCGGCCGGGAGAACCGTTCCCGCGCCGGCTACTTCGCCTACTTCGCCGACCCCGCCAACGCCGTCCGCACCGCCCTGTCCTTCCTCGCCGAGGTCGGCCGCGAGATCGGCCAGTCCACCCGCGCCCGGTTCCGCAGACAGCGGCCCCGCGTGGGCCGCGGCGGCCTCTACCCCCTGGTACGGGCCTTCGCCACCGTCGTCGAACGCGACGTCGTCGTCGCCGCCGTCATGGGCGACCTGCTCGCCGGCCGCACCGTCGTCTACGCCGACCTCGTCGCCTACGACGAGGTCGCCCACCACTCCGGACCGCACAGCCGCGACGCCGCCAAGGTCCTGCAACGCCTCGACCGCTCCCTCGCCCTCGTCGAGAAGGCCGCCGAACACGCCCGCCGCCCCTACCGGATCGTCGTCCTCTCCGACCACGGCCAGAGCCCCGGCGAGACCTTCCGCTCCCGCTACGGCCTCACCCTCACCGACCTCGTCCGGGCCGGCTGCGGACTGCCCGTGCCCCGCCGCGCCGAACGCACCCGCAGCGGCGCCGAGGCACGCGCCGCCGTCCGCGCCGCCCTGCGCCGGCCCGAGGAAGAGCGCCACGACGAACACCGGCCCGGCCGCGACTCCGAGCCCGTCGTGCTGGCCTCCGGCAACCTCGGCCTCGTCTCCTTCCCCGACGTGCCCCACCGCATGACCAAGGAGGAGATCGACGCCCGCCACCCCGCCCTGCTCCCCACCCTCGCCAACCACCCCGGCATCGGCTTTCTGCTGGTACGCAGCGAACGGCACGGCGGCGTGCTCCTCGGACCGTTCGGCACCGAGATCCCCCTCGCCGACCTGGACGAGGAACCCGGCCCGCTCGCCCGCTTCGGCCCCGGCGCCGCCGACGCCGTCCGCCGCACCCACACCTTCCCGCACACCGCCGACATCATGGTCAACTCCGCCCACGACCCCGCCGACGGCGAGGTCCTCGCCTTCGAGGAGCAGATCGGCTCCCACGGCGGCCTCGGCGGCGCCCAGTCCCGCCCCTTCCTGCTCTCCCCGCTCACCCTGACCGCACCCACCGCGGACGGAGCCGAACTCGTCGGCGCCGAGGACGTCCACCACGTCCTGCGCCGCTGGCTGCACGAGGCCCACGGACCCCAGGTGCCGCTCACCGAACCGGCCCGCGAGGAGCGCGCCGCCTGA
- a CDS encoding OsmC family protein, whose protein sequence is MATTRTAHTVWEGNLLEGNGVVTFDSSGIGQQPVSWPSRAEKANGKTSPEELIAAAHSSCFSMALSHGLAGAGTPPTRLETRADVTFQPGEGITGIHLTVTGEVPGLDAEAFRSAAEDAKKNCPVSQALTGTTITLTAELA, encoded by the coding sequence GTGGCTACCACGCGCACCGCGCACACCGTCTGGGAAGGCAACCTGCTCGAGGGCAACGGCGTCGTCACCTTCGACTCCTCCGGCATCGGCCAGCAGCCGGTGTCGTGGCCCTCGCGCGCCGAGAAGGCGAACGGCAAGACCAGCCCCGAGGAGCTGATCGCCGCCGCCCACTCCAGCTGCTTCTCCATGGCCCTCTCGCACGGCCTGGCCGGCGCCGGCACCCCGCCCACCCGGCTGGAGACCAGGGCGGACGTCACCTTCCAGCCCGGCGAGGGCATCACCGGCATCCACCTCACCGTCACCGGCGAGGTGCCCGGCCTGGACGCCGAGGCCTTCCGCTCGGCCGCCGAGGACGCCAAGAAGAACTGCCCGGTCAGCCAGGCCCTGACCGGCACCACGATCACCCTGACGGCCGAGCTGGCCTGA